The genomic window TACGCGCCGCGCGAGCTGGTCCTGGAGAGCGCGCAGACGCCGGCCGAGATCGAGCAGATCGTGACCGACGCCTTCGCCAAGGACGAGGGCACCCTCTCCCTGACCGACGAGAAGGGCCGGCGGGTCATCGTGCCGGTCAACAAGGTCGCCTACGTCGAGATCGCGGAGGCCGCGCCCCGCGCGGTCGGGTTCACCGTCCGCTGACGATCCGGTCGCCGCGGCAGGTGACGCGCCCGCGTCCCTGCCGCGCGGCACGCCGGGGGCGGCTCAGTTGTTCAGCCCGGCGGCGGTCATCCGCGCGGTGTGCGCGGCGGTCAGCCGCCGGAACAGCGCCGGCACGTCCACGCCTTCCCGCCGGGTGATCAGCGCGGTGAGCGCGCCCCGGTCCGCGGCCGCGACCCGCCCGGCCTGGGAGAGCGCCTCCCCGACGAGCCGCCGGGCCCACATCGAGAGCCGGTTGGCCACCCGCGGGTCGACCTCGATCGCCGCCCGCATCTCGGCGGCGGCGAACTCGGCGTACCGGGAGTCGTGCAGGACGTTGAGGACGAGCTGGCGGTCCGGCTCGGCCAGGCCGTCGGCGATCTCCCGGAGGAAGTCGTCGGTGATGGCGTCGCCGACGTACGCCTTGGTCACCGCCTCCAGCCAGTCCTTCGGCTCGGTCGAGTCGTGGTACGCCTGGAGCGGCCCGACGTACGGGGCCATCGCGTCGTCGGGCGGCACGCCGAGCGCCGAGAGCCGGTCGGCGATCCGCCGGTAGTTGCCGATCTCGGCCGCGGCCATCTCGCTCAGCGCGGCCCGGCGGCGCAGGTCCGGGGCGAGCCGGGCGTCGGCGGCCAGCCGGTCGAAGGCGAGCAGTTCCCCGTACGCCACCAGGCCGAGCAGGTCGACGAGGGCGGGGTCGGGCGCGGTCGGGGCGGACACGAGCGCAGGCTACCGTCCGCCCGCGTGACACGGCGGTCCCGCTGGCTTGTGGCGCAGGTCACACCGGTAACCCCCGGATGCCGCACCGCCGCCTGGAACAGGGACGGCCACCAGGGGGTTCAGGTAGTATGTAACAGTTGCCGTGGGCGTCGATCCGATCAGTGAACTGGTCGCACCCGACCCGCGGCGCGCGTGCGGCCCGGTCCGGCTCGGCATTCCGCCCGACCGTGTGGCCCGCGCCACACCGATCGCGCCCTGAGGACATGACGGGGCGCACCACGAGAGGGCACCCCCAAATCCATATGAGCGAGCAGATTCAGGACAACGCGGGCCAGGAACTGGCTCCCACCGCTCCGGTCCGTCCGGAAGCTCCCACCTTCGCCGAACTCGGCGCCCGCCAGGAGACCGTCGAGGCGCTGGCCGCCGCCGGCATCACCCGTGCGTTCGCCATCCAGGAGTACGCGCTGCCGATCGCGCTGCGCGGCGTCGACCTGATCGGCCAGGCGCCGACCGGCACCGGCAAGACCCTCGGCTTCGGCGTACCGCTGCTGGAGCGGGTCTTCGCCCCCGCCGAGGGCGGCGACGGCGTGCCGCAGGCGCTGGTCGTCGTCCCCACCCGCGAGCTGGGCATCCAGGTCGCCAAGGACCTCGACGCCGCCGGTCGCACGCGGGGCATCCGGGTGCTGCCGATCTACGGCGGCGTGGCGTACGAGCCGCAGATCGAGGCGCTCCGCCGGGGCGTCGAGATCCTGGTCGGCACGCCCGGCCGGCTGATGGACCTGCAGAAGCAGAAGCACCTGCGGCTCGACCGGGTGCGCGCGCTGGTCCTCGACGAGGCCGACCGGATGCTCGACCTGGGCTTCCTCGACGACGTCGAGAAGATCCTCGCGATGCTGCCGGAGGACCGGCAGACCATGCTCTTCTCGGCCACCATGCCGGACCCGATCGTCGCCCTGTCCCGGCGCTTCCTGCGCCGGCCGGTGACCATCCACGCCGGGCACACCGCCGAGACCGGCCCGTCGCCGCAGACCCAGCAGCTGGTCTACCGCACGCACTCGATGAACAAGGTCGAGATCGTCGCGCGCATCCTGCAGGCGGAGGGTCGCGGCCTGACCATGATCTTCACCCGGACCAAGCGGGCCGCCGACCGGGTCGCCGAGGACCTCGACTTCCGCGGCTTCGCGGTCGCCGCCGTCCACGGGGACCTGGGCCAGGGCGCCCGGGAGCGGGCGCTGCGGGCGTTCCGCGCGGGCAAGATCGACATCCTGGTCGCCACCGACGTGGCGGCGCGCGGGCTCGACGTCACCGGCGTCACCCACGTCATCAACTACGACTGCCCCGAGGACCAGGACACCTACACCCACCGGATCGGTCGTACCGGCCGGGCCGGGGCGACCGGTGTCGCGGTGACCTTCGTCGACTGGGACGACATGCCCCGCTGGCGGATCATCGACAAGACGCTCGGGCTGGAGATGCCGGAGCCGGCGGAGACGTACCACACCTCTCCGCACCTCTACACCGACCTGGACATCTCCCGGGACGTCACCGGCACCCTGCCGACCGCCGAGCGCACCCGCGCCGGGCTGGCGGCGGAGGTCGAGGAGGACCTCGGCGGTGGCCGGTCCCGGCGCGGTGAGAGCCGCGGCTCCCGACGCGGTGAGAGCCGTGGCCGGGGCGAGCGCGGCGACCGCGAGCGTGACCGGGGCCGGGGCGGCGACGCGGCGGCCACGCCGGCGGGCGGAACGCCCGCCGACGCCTCCGCCGAGGAGGGCACCCGTACCCCGCGCCGGCGGCGTCGCCGGGCCGGCGAGGCGGTGGCCGGCGAGCCCACCGCGGTGATCACCGCCGAGGGCGGCGCCGAGCCGGCCGCGGCGGCCTCCGCCGAGGGCGAGGCGGCCGCGAAGCCGCGTCGCCGCCGGCGCCGCCGTGGTGCCGGTGGTTCGGGCGCCGGTACGCCGGCCGAGGCGACCGCCGACTGACCTCTGCGACACCCCGACGTCCCCCGCACCGGTCCCCCGGTACGGGGGACGTCGGCTGTCCGGGGCCCACGCGGCCGGGCCGGGCTGCCGGCGCTCGGAGGAGGGACACCCCACTGGCGCCCTTTGCTCTGCTGCAGCGGAGGCAACACCATCGCCCGCCAGGTGTTGCGGCGGCTGAAGCAGAGCAAAGCATGCCGAGAGGACACCCAGCACCGGCACTCCCTGCCACCGCGAGCGGGGCGGAGGGGTGCCACAGGACACTCACGACCGGCCCGCCGGGGAAGCCGGCGGCCGGGAAGGATGATGGAGCGATGCCGGAACCGCTGGACGCCGCCCTGACCGAGGTCAAGGCGCTGCTGCTCGACCCCGCCCTGACCCGGGCGGTCGCCGCCGGACGACGCCGGGGGCTGCGGCCCTCGGTGGTCCGCGCCGAGCTGCGGCCGGTCACCCTCAAGGCCGGCCCGCGCCTGCAGATCTCCACCTCCGACGGAGCCCGGCCGTA from Micromonospora kangleipakensis includes these protein-coding regions:
- a CDS encoding ferritin-like fold-containing protein; this encodes MSAPTAPDPALVDLLGLVAYGELLAFDRLAADARLAPDLRRRAALSEMAAAEIGNYRRIADRLSALGVPPDDAMAPYVGPLQAYHDSTEPKDWLEAVTKAYVGDAITDDFLREIADGLAEPDRQLVLNVLHDSRYAEFAAAEMRAAIEVDPRVANRLSMWARRLVGEALSQAGRVAAADRGALTALITRREGVDVPALFRRLTAAHTARMTAAGLNN
- a CDS encoding DEAD/DEAH box helicase, which translates into the protein MSEQIQDNAGQELAPTAPVRPEAPTFAELGARQETVEALAAAGITRAFAIQEYALPIALRGVDLIGQAPTGTGKTLGFGVPLLERVFAPAEGGDGVPQALVVVPTRELGIQVAKDLDAAGRTRGIRVLPIYGGVAYEPQIEALRRGVEILVGTPGRLMDLQKQKHLRLDRVRALVLDEADRMLDLGFLDDVEKILAMLPEDRQTMLFSATMPDPIVALSRRFLRRPVTIHAGHTAETGPSPQTQQLVYRTHSMNKVEIVARILQAEGRGLTMIFTRTKRAADRVAEDLDFRGFAVAAVHGDLGQGARERALRAFRAGKIDILVATDVAARGLDVTGVTHVINYDCPEDQDTYTHRIGRTGRAGATGVAVTFVDWDDMPRWRIIDKTLGLEMPEPAETYHTSPHLYTDLDISRDVTGTLPTAERTRAGLAAEVEEDLGGGRSRRGESRGSRRGESRGRGERGDRERDRGRGGDAAATPAGGTPADASAEEGTRTPRRRRRRAGEAVAGEPTAVITAEGGAEPAAAASAEGEAAAKPRRRRRRRGAGGSGAGTPAEATAD
- a CDS encoding DUF3107 domain-containing protein, whose product is MEVKIGVQYAPRELVLESAQTPAEIEQIVTDAFAKDEGTLSLTDEKGRRVIVPVNKVAYVEIAEAAPRAVGFTVR